One Bacteroidota bacterium DNA segment encodes these proteins:
- a CDS encoding T9SS type A sorting domain-containing protein, with translation MKAKIATFCLLITFIANTFAQSGEGNNWIFGANARVSWDCSSVTPVAFSGSPLSTNEGVATISDPNCNLLFFTDGISVWDANMIQMPNGFGLTGDASSTQSAVIIPKPMDPNTYYVFTVDDNLGSDGLAYSRVDMTANGGLGDIDPLEKNVPITNPAPEKIAAVNHSNGSDIWVIVHEWGNAIFRSYLVTSAPIDVNIYVSINIGTPHAGSSAKSRGYMKASPSGTKVVLGIEGMGIYELFDFDNTTGILSNPITMPGFPDAYGCEFSPDEHYLYAVNRWDNEVHQWDLYELPNATNFLNSHETVGWLGPQSYGDGGAVQLAPDGKIYCARDDVSWLACIEDPLLGGVAANLVIDAVFLDVPSTPTIEECDEGLPSFIISFIASNDPPWIMSSCYIDTTYFYFGIINADSVFWNFNYPSTDPIWHNTTDINPWYVFDPGTYIIQCISYNGNVSDTVMDTLTVVYIPWANLGPSPTVLCTNEIIEYDLSYNEGCTFLWTAYLGSYTYTDTLPTFLIDTPGNYSVQITNECGTIVESIMVEYNEIEPNLDTNISGICETNPITLDATVVNNYGTPTYIWNTGETTDSIVALFSGTFEVTIDVANCSESTSIEVEYDISLSPNIGADTTICPGDSVILDAGNAGATYFWSNGESTQEITIFDAGTYAVIVTNACGSFPDFMIIEFHELNINLGGDIVVCEGQSTTIDATDTTAVSYLWSTGDNTATISTTIAGLYAVTIENHCGEISTDSAMVYVLSTSIELGADTSICQGSTLLLDVGVPGLTYIWSTSETMQAIEVTEAGMYSVTVTDPICGDAIGNIIVSVDPVPTIELGFDTLEIEFGTTGIFDAGSGYSSYLWSNGETTQSIEISEEGLYSVIVTNEFGCSAYDEAYLKVGPNSIEENSLENSISIFPNPVKEKLFINSEIAEIEKVDIYNSIGKLIYSERNKSKNIELDVSKYPMGVYFIRVDLQNGNIIFKPVFFLMNQNISYI, from the coding sequence ATGATTCAAATGCCAAATGGCTTTGGACTTACAGGCGATGCTTCATCCACTCAATCAGCAGTTATTATTCCTAAACCAATGGATCCAAACACGTATTATGTTTTCACTGTTGATGATAATCTCGGCTCGGATGGATTAGCCTATTCAAGAGTTGACATGACTGCCAATGGCGGGCTGGGTGATATTGACCCTCTCGAAAAGAACGTGCCAATCACCAACCCAGCTCCCGAAAAAATTGCTGCGGTAAATCATTCTAATGGGTCAGATATTTGGGTAATTGTTCATGAATGGGGAAACGCCATATTCCGGTCATATCTTGTAACATCTGCTCCTATTGATGTCAATATTTATGTTTCTATCAATATTGGTACACCACATGCAGGCTCCTCTGCTAAATCTCGAGGCTATATGAAAGCATCCCCCAGTGGAACTAAAGTAGTACTAGGTATTGAAGGAATGGGTATATACGAGTTGTTTGATTTTGACAACACTACTGGGATATTGTCCAATCCAATAACAATGCCTGGATTTCCTGATGCCTATGGATGTGAGTTTTCTCCGGATGAACATTATTTATATGCAGTGAATAGATGGGATAATGAAGTACATCAATGGGACTTATACGAACTACCAAATGCTACAAATTTTCTTAATTCTCACGAAACTGTGGGATGGTTAGGACCACAGTCATATGGCGACGGCGGAGCAGTTCAGCTTGCACCTGACGGAAAAATATATTGTGCAAGAGATGATGTTTCATGGTTAGCATGTATTGAAGACCCATTGCTAGGAGGTGTTGCTGCCAATCTTGTTATTGATGCAGTTTTTTTAGATGTGCCAAGTACACCCACAATAGAAGAATGTGATGAAGGATTACCATCTTTTATTATTTCCTTTATTGCCAGCAATGACCCACCTTGGATTATGTCAAGTTGTTATATCGACACAACATATTTTTATTTTGGAATAATCAATGCCGATTCTGTTTTTTGGAATTTTAATTATCCTTCAACTGATCCGATTTGGCATAATACAACTGACATTAATCCTTGGTATGTTTTCGATCCGGGAACCTATATAATACAATGTATTTCATATAATGGAAATGTTTCAGATACAGTAATGGATACTTTGACTGTTGTTTATATTCCATGGGCAAACCTCGGACCAAGTCCAACTGTTCTCTGTACTAATGAAATTATTGAATACGACCTTTCATACAACGAAGGCTGCACTTTCCTTTGGACAGCATATTTGGGCTCTTATACTTACACCGATACTTTGCCTACATTTTTGATTGATACACCTGGAAATTATTCTGTTCAAATTACTAATGAATGTGGAACCATTGTTGAAAGTATAATGGTGGAATACAACGAAATAGAGCCGAATCTGGACACAAATATCTCAGGCATTTGCGAGACGAATCCTATAACCCTTGATGCCACAGTTGTAAATAACTACGGAACCCCAACATACATATGGAATACAGGCGAAACTACAGACTCAATCGTTGCACTATTTTCAGGAACTTTTGAAGTTACTATTGATGTTGCAAATTGTTCTGAATCGACAAGTATTGAGGTAGAATATGATATCTCACTGAGCCCTAACATCGGTGCAGATACAACTATTTGTCCGGGGGACTCTGTAATATTAGATGCCGGAAATGCGGGAGCAACTTATTTTTGGTCTAATGGAGAAAGCACTCAGGAAATCACAATTTTCGATGCCGGAACCTACGCTGTTATAGTAACCAATGCCTGTGGAAGTTTCCCGGATTTTATGATTATAGAATTTCATGAACTCAACATTAACCTTGGCGGAGACATCGTAGTTTGCGAAGGACAATCTACAACCATAGATGCAACAGACACTACGGCAGTGAGTTACTTATGGTCAACCGGCGACAATACAGCAACTATAAGCACAACTATCGCAGGACTTTATGCTGTTACAATTGAGAATCACTGTGGAGAAATCAGTACTGATTCGGCTATGGTTTATGTTTTATCTACAAGCATAGAATTGGGTGCAGACACCAGTATTTGCCAAGGAAGCACACTTCTTTTAGATGTTGGAGTTCCGGGCTTGACTTATATTTGGTCAACTTCTGAAACGATGCAGGCAATTGAAGTTACAGAAGCCGGAATGTATTCTGTTACTGTTACCGACCCAATTTGCGGCGATGCCATTGGAAACATAATTGTAAGTGTTGATCCTGTTCCAACCATTGAACTTGGATTTGACACATTAGAAATTGAATTTGGAACTACAGGAATTTTTGATGCAGGTAGCGGATATAGTTCATATTTATGGTCGAATGGCGAAACCACTCAATCTATCGAAATTTCTGAAGAAGGATTATATTCAGTTATTGTAACTAACGAATTTGGCTGCTCTGCCTACGATGAAGCCTATCTGAAAGTTGGACCAAATTCCATCGAAGAAAACTCACTTGAAAACTCAATTTCTATTTTCCCAAATCCAGTGAAAGAAAAGCTATTTATAAATTCAGAAATTGCTGAAATTGAAAAAGTTGACATTTATAATTCAATCGGAAAACTGATTTATAGCGAAAGAAACAAATCTAAAAACATAGAATTAGATGTTTCGAAATATCCTATGGGGGTTTATTTCATTCGAGTAGATTTACAAAATGGAAATATTATTTTCAAACCGGTTTTCTTTTTAATGAATCAAAATATTTCATATATTTGA